A genomic stretch from Elusimicrobiota bacterium includes:
- a CDS encoding HypC/HybG/HupF family hydrogenase formation chaperone produces the protein MCLAVPGRVVEIVGVDLAREAKVDFGGVFRRVSLAALPEAALNDFVLVHAGFAIAQVDEEEAQKTLVDLENLD, from the coding sequence ATGTGTTTAGCGGTGCCGGGGCGGGTGGTGGAAATCGTGGGCGTGGATTTGGCACGGGAAGCGAAGGTCGATTTTGGCGGGGTGTTCCGTCGGGTGAGTTTGGCAGCGCTTCCGGAAGCGGCGTTGAACGATTTTGTGCTTGTGCACGCGGGGTTTGCTATTGCCCAGGTGGATGAGGAAGAAGCCCAAAAAACTTTAGTGGATTTGGAGAATCTTGATTGA
- the hypF gene encoding carbamoyltransferase HypF yields the protein MTIADEPLARVRLDVRGAVQGVGFRPFAFRLAETLCLAGRVRNTRRGVAVEIEGPMGVVDQFVRRLKDAGPPIRVEEVRRRSLPVRGESGFRISVSAHRRVGTTAPPPDLALCAECQRDLFDPHHRRFRYPFTACSVCGPRFSIVDGVPYDRNHTTMRRFPLCGVCAAEYDNPRDRRFHAQATCCPDCGPQLECWAPDGQVVAQKDAALQWAARAILDGKIIAVKGLGGFQLLADARRVDTVDLLRQRKRREEKPFAVMVPDVAAAAQLCRVSDEEQRLLQSPEGPIVLLRWAGGASIAENVAPGNPDLGVFLPTTPIHALLLADVKGPVVATSGNVIDEPICTDELEALRRLAGIADFFLVHNRGIVRPVEDSVARVIEGKEVVLRRARGYAPAPFPFPTGARPVLAFGGHMKNTIAVVQRDRVAMGPHGGDLDTPQAVDAYHRVVHDLPWLHGVRPAVLVADFHPDYASTRLAKTRSEPLRFVQHHHAHFAACLAEWGVDGPALGIVWDGSGWGPDGTVWGGEFLVGGRADVRRFGHFRPFDVPGGEAAVRDPRRSAVGLLYESGDRVLDLAREWFGEKEAALFVQALEKKLLCFRTSSVGRLFDAVSALIGVRDRAGFEGQAAMALEFAADDGVEAYPFQLSGDPLVVDWGPLLSGVLADREAGVAQGRMAGRFHQTLIDVIAAVARRAGEKRVVLSGGCFQNRRLLVGASRRLSTDGFEVLYHRRVPTNDGGLALGQAAVVRAGGGTLCV from the coding sequence GTGACCATCGCGGATGAACCCTTAGCGCGGGTTCGGTTGGACGTGCGCGGGGCGGTTCAAGGGGTAGGGTTTCGACCTTTTGCGTTTCGGTTGGCGGAGACCTTATGTTTGGCGGGGCGTGTGCGGAACACCCGGCGCGGGGTTGCGGTCGAAATTGAAGGCCCGATGGGGGTGGTGGATCAATTCGTGCGGCGGCTGAAAGACGCGGGGCCGCCGATTCGTGTGGAGGAGGTTCGGCGTCGATCGCTGCCGGTTCGGGGCGAGAGCGGGTTTCGTATTTCCGTGTCGGCCCATCGGCGGGTGGGGACGACGGCGCCGCCGCCGGATTTGGCGTTATGCGCGGAGTGTCAGCGGGACCTCTTTGATCCTCACCATCGGCGATTTCGATATCCGTTTACGGCGTGTTCTGTTTGTGGGCCGCGGTTTTCTATTGTGGACGGAGTTCCTTACGACCGGAATCACACGACCATGCGGCGGTTTCCCCTTTGTGGCGTCTGTGCGGCCGAATACGACAATCCCCGGGATCGCCGGTTTCATGCCCAGGCCACCTGTTGCCCGGACTGCGGGCCCCAGCTCGAATGTTGGGCGCCCGACGGGCAGGTGGTGGCGCAGAAAGACGCGGCCCTTCAATGGGCGGCGCGGGCTATCTTGGATGGTAAAATAATTGCGGTTAAGGGATTGGGTGGATTTCAACTCTTGGCGGACGCGCGTCGGGTGGACACGGTTGACCTGTTGCGTCAACGGAAGAGGCGAGAAGAAAAACCGTTTGCGGTGATGGTTCCTGATGTCGCGGCGGCGGCTCAACTGTGCCGGGTGTCGGATGAAGAGCAACGGTTGTTGCAATCGCCCGAGGGGCCGATTGTCCTTCTTCGTTGGGCGGGAGGGGCGTCGATCGCGGAGAACGTGGCCCCGGGCAACCCGGATCTGGGCGTGTTTTTGCCGACCACGCCGATACACGCCCTTCTCCTTGCGGACGTGAAGGGGCCTGTGGTGGCGACCAGCGGCAATGTGATCGACGAGCCTATTTGCACGGATGAGTTGGAGGCGTTGCGGCGGTTGGCGGGGATTGCGGATTTCTTTTTGGTGCATAATCGGGGGATTGTTCGGCCGGTGGAAGACAGTGTGGCCCGGGTGATCGAGGGAAAAGAGGTCGTTCTTCGGCGGGCCCGTGGGTATGCGCCGGCGCCGTTTCCATTTCCCACTGGGGCGCGGCCTGTTTTGGCTTTCGGCGGGCATATGAAAAATACCATCGCCGTGGTTCAGCGGGACCGTGTGGCCATGGGGCCCCATGGGGGCGATTTGGATACGCCCCAGGCGGTGGACGCGTATCATCGGGTGGTGCACGATTTGCCTTGGTTGCATGGGGTTCGCCCGGCGGTCTTGGTGGCTGATTTTCACCCGGACTATGCGTCGACGCGGTTGGCCAAGACACGATCGGAGCCCTTGCGTTTTGTTCAACATCATCACGCGCATTTCGCGGCGTGTTTGGCGGAATGGGGAGTGGATGGGCCGGCTTTGGGAATTGTTTGGGACGGTTCGGGATGGGGACCCGACGGAACGGTGTGGGGCGGGGAATTCTTGGTGGGCGGGCGGGCAGACGTTCGGCGGTTTGGACATTTTCGTCCCTTTGATGTGCCGGGCGGGGAAGCGGCGGTGCGAGATCCTCGGCGGAGTGCGGTGGGGTTGTTGTACGAAAGCGGGGATCGGGTTTTGGATTTGGCCCGGGAATGGTTTGGGGAAAAAGAGGCCGCTCTATTCGTACAGGCGCTTGAGAAAAAGTTATTGTGTTTTCGCACGTCAAGTGTGGGCCGATTGTTCGACGCGGTGAGCGCCTTAATTGGGGTTCGGGACCGTGCGGGGTTTGAGGGGCAGGCGGCCATGGCGTTAGAGTTTGCGGCTGACGATGGGGTGGAGGCGTATCCTTTTCAATTAAGTGGGGATCCTTTGGTGGTGGACTGGGGGCCTCTTCTCTCTGGCGTGTTGGCGGATCGGGAAGCGGGGGTGGCTCAGGGGCGCATGGCGGGGCGGTTTCATCAGACACTTATTGACGTGATCGCGGCGGTGGCGCGGCGGGCGGGAGAGAAACGGGTGGTTTTATCCGGGGGATGTTTTCAAAATAGGCGGCTCTTGGTGGGGGCATCACGGCGGTTATCCACCGACGGATTTGAAGTCCTTTATCACCGGCGCGTGCCCACCAACGACGGCGGGTTGGCGTTGGGGCAAGCGGCGGTGGTTCGGGCGGGAGGAGGAACCTTATGTGTTTAG
- a CDS encoding hydrogenase maturation nickel metallochaperone HypA, giving the protein MHERPFTQKIVESILDSLKDYPSGRVTSARVLVGEVYHLVPDSVRAHFESLTLGTPLEGAELDLVEVPLRVKCNGCGEVSGVEDHHAPHCEKCESVSVTNVEGHEIRVESVALKVPEGAGDHRG; this is encoded by the coding sequence ATGCATGAGCGGCCTTTTACACAAAAAATTGTTGAGTCTATTTTGGATTCTTTAAAAGATTATCCGTCTGGACGAGTGACCTCTGCCCGGGTGCTTGTTGGCGAGGTTTACCATTTGGTTCCGGACAGTGTGCGGGCTCATTTTGAGAGTCTGACGTTAGGGACCCCACTGGAAGGGGCTGAACTGGATTTGGTGGAGGTGCCGCTTCGTGTGAAATGCAACGGGTGTGGGGAAGTGAGTGGAGTGGAGGACCATCACGCGCCGCACTGCGAAAAATGTGAGTCCGTTTCGGTTACGAACGTGGAAGGGCATGAAATTCGGGTGGAAAGCGTGGCTTTGAAAGTGCCAGAGGGGGCGGGTGACCATCGCGGATGA
- a CDS encoding hydrogenase maturation protease, with protein MDTLVLACGNLIRGDDQVGWRVAEAVERAALPGVEVRRVHQLTPEDAEILANARRAVIVDAGVGRRSSFRRVAGRAGVALTHHLTAETLVGLAERLFGSASEVYLFTVAGVSFDLSEGMSPAAERRVRRAARRLILFLESSHA; from the coding sequence ATGGATACGTTAGTTTTGGCTTGTGGGAACCTCATTCGCGGAGATGATCAGGTGGGGTGGCGGGTGGCTGAGGCGGTTGAGCGGGCGGCGCTGCCGGGGGTGGAGGTGCGGCGGGTTCATCAGTTGACGCCGGAAGACGCGGAAATTTTGGCGAACGCGCGGCGGGCCGTTATCGTTGACGCGGGGGTGGGGCGGCGGTCTTCTTTCCGTCGGGTGGCGGGGCGGGCGGGGGTGGCGTTGACCCATCATTTAACCGCCGAAACGTTGGTGGGGTTAGCGGAACGGCTTTTTGGTTCGGCATCAGAGGTGTATCTCTTTACGGTGGCGGGGGTGTCTTTTGATTTGTCGGAGGGGATGTCCCCGGCGGCGGAGAGGCGTGTGCGCCGAGCGGCGCGGCGGTTAATCTTATTCTTGGAGTCTTCCCATGCATGA
- a CDS encoding YfhO family protein — protein sequence MTSRELKRAAMLFLAPAVLFFYPFLKGNTPFLGDITYSFQPWLTYAAQEIQAGRFPLWNPYSACGEPFFANPQTMLMNPLAILFWIFPFPWAHNLFLVLSQTLLYFFTYFLARRWIGDSKLRFSSTHTPAALAALAFTWGGFAVSQWEFPSATGAMAYLPLFFLFGIARCWPALAATTFLALSTGYIQFVYYGVFLSLAGTLSTSLSPTHPPPWRTRFTPFVFWAIAIATGTLLTLAQILPSWETTTQSIRTAMTIGETRLHLLTPIFLVKLWIPWITNPVALAFQSDPFGAEFWPIQRSWLTTFFLGTPVVLLSFAGLWRGGFRKTMVLSLIAAVSGILAFGIDPFFGWARTVLPGFRYLTHFSNASVMGLLCLVLWATEGAHPRRGRNLLLSLITLTLLSTSLALALSPTVRTQTLHALLGISSLTPAQDQWVIEAGGISAAATLCFVGVWLFFRHKRWAVLWCFTLLELWTLGRTLQPSGPASLFHRPVGLAHMMKDSPFRFSISPETMKGSKIMGGTNLVDGYHSLREAFYPNTALPFRVHHTWAYEVFGFQRFTEFRRRIPALPGESPALDFLGGALVMSTISLPPPSVFVGQRDNALLYSRPTALPRVTVVPTAVVRSNAEERLNYLFGPWRPQKEVVLETKVPPSSGTPQLDGWKDEPGRVAAKGMGKGWLVYSGIYYPGWEAYVNGKREPILRANHAFQAVATPEDSWRVDILYRPKLFRVGLLITLLTALGFFLWVGKKLHSYSADL from the coding sequence ATGACCAGCCGAGAATTAAAACGCGCCGCCATGCTTTTCCTCGCACCGGCGGTCCTCTTTTTTTACCCCTTCCTGAAGGGCAACACCCCGTTCCTGGGGGACATTACCTATTCGTTCCAACCCTGGCTCACGTATGCCGCGCAAGAAATTCAGGCGGGCCGCTTCCCCTTATGGAACCCCTACTCCGCCTGCGGCGAACCCTTTTTCGCCAACCCGCAAACCATGCTGATGAACCCCCTGGCCATCCTGTTTTGGATTTTTCCGTTCCCCTGGGCCCATAACCTCTTTTTGGTCCTCAGCCAAACGCTGCTCTATTTTTTCACGTATTTCCTCGCCCGACGATGGATCGGAGACTCCAAACTCCGTTTCAGCTCCACCCACACCCCCGCGGCCCTGGCCGCGTTGGCGTTCACCTGGGGCGGGTTTGCGGTGAGCCAGTGGGAATTCCCCTCCGCCACCGGGGCCATGGCCTACCTGCCCCTCTTTTTCCTTTTTGGAATAGCCCGGTGCTGGCCTGCCCTTGCGGCCACAACCTTCCTAGCCCTCTCCACGGGCTATATCCAGTTTGTTTATTATGGGGTCTTCCTGTCCCTGGCGGGAACCCTCTCCACCAGCCTGTCCCCCACCCACCCGCCCCCCTGGCGAACGCGTTTCACACCGTTCGTGTTCTGGGCCATCGCCATCGCCACAGGAACCCTTCTCACTCTCGCACAAATTTTGCCTTCGTGGGAAACCACAACCCAGTCCATCCGCACCGCCATGACAATAGGGGAAACCCGCCTCCACCTGCTCACACCGATCTTCCTGGTCAAACTCTGGATTCCCTGGATCACCAACCCTGTCGCCCTGGCGTTCCAGTCCGATCCGTTCGGTGCCGAGTTCTGGCCCATCCAGCGGAGTTGGCTCACGACCTTTTTCCTTGGAACCCCGGTCGTCCTCTTGTCCTTCGCGGGACTCTGGCGAGGCGGATTTCGAAAAACAATGGTCCTCAGCCTCATCGCCGCCGTGTCCGGAATCCTCGCGTTCGGAATCGATCCCTTTTTCGGATGGGCCCGAACCGTCTTACCGGGGTTCCGATACCTGACCCATTTTTCCAACGCTTCTGTAATGGGCCTCCTCTGCCTTGTTCTCTGGGCCACGGAAGGCGCCCATCCCCGCCGAGGGCGGAACCTTCTCCTGTCTCTGATAACCCTCACGCTCCTCAGCACAAGCCTAGCACTGGCTCTTTCGCCCACGGTCCGAACCCAAACCCTCCACGCCCTCCTGGGAATAAGTTCCCTCACCCCCGCCCAAGACCAGTGGGTGATCGAAGCCGGCGGAATCTCCGCAGCAGCAACCCTTTGTTTTGTGGGCGTTTGGCTCTTTTTCCGTCATAAGAGATGGGCCGTCTTGTGGTGTTTCACCTTGTTGGAGTTGTGGACCCTGGGCCGCACCCTCCAACCCTCCGGCCCCGCCAGCCTGTTTCACCGCCCCGTGGGCCTCGCCCACATGATGAAAGATTCCCCTTTCCGCTTTAGCATCAGCCCCGAGACCATGAAAGGATCGAAAATCATGGGCGGCACCAACCTAGTGGACGGATACCATTCTCTCCGCGAAGCGTTCTACCCCAATACCGCCTTGCCTTTCCGTGTCCACCACACCTGGGCTTATGAGGTGTTCGGTTTCCAACGCTTCACCGAATTTCGCCGAAGAATACCCGCGTTGCCGGGGGAAAGCCCCGCGCTCGATTTTTTGGGTGGGGCCCTGGTGATGTCAACGATCTCCCTACCGCCTCCGTCCGTTTTCGTCGGCCAGCGCGATAACGCCCTCTTGTATTCCCGCCCCACCGCACTGCCGCGAGTGACAGTGGTCCCCACCGCCGTGGTCAGGTCCAACGCCGAAGAACGATTGAATTATTTGTTTGGCCCCTGGCGACCGCAAAAGGAAGTGGTTCTAGAAACAAAGGTGCCCCCGTCCTCCGGAACGCCCCAACTCGACGGCTGGAAAGACGAACCGGGCCGAGTCGCTGCGAAAGGAATGGGAAAAGGTTGGTTGGTTTACAGCGGAATCTATTATCCGGGATGGGAAGCCTATGTGAACGGAAAACGGGAACCGATCCTCCGGGCGAACCACGCGTTTCAAGCGGTGGCCACCCCGGAAGATTCCTGGCGCGTGGATATTCTTTATCGCCCCAAACTGTTTCGAGTGGGCCTGCTGATCACTCTCTTGACCGCCCTGGGCTTCTTCCTCTGGGTCGGCAAAAAACTGCACTCCTACAGCGCTGATCTGTAA
- a CDS encoding response regulator: protein MTEAPARILVVEDEPTTSKILGLLLTKEGYAVSFAGDGKTALVLALAERPDLILLDVLLPELSGFEVCQRLRQDPSTCLIPIMLLTALSEIKDKVTGFKLGADEYVTKPFDVLELLARVGRVLRRSREGLAANPLTGLPGGVAVEEEIRRRVVAKAPFSVARVAVSGLGEFNMAYGYERGDHVIRLVGMILKSAVLELADRNDIAAHFGTADFGFVSTPARAEVVAARVLENAEVLLMMQYDEPDRVRGRFERGSGPLMNLKAGIVDVFPGGPTHSASIQDVVRAALREAKQFVGPHLIRRSVGGEQG from the coding sequence ATGACCGAAGCCCCCGCGCGAATTTTGGTGGTGGAAGATGAACCCACAACGTCCAAAATTTTGGGGCTACTTTTAACGAAAGAAGGGTATGCGGTGTCTTTTGCCGGCGATGGTAAAACGGCCCTGGTTCTGGCGCTGGCCGAGAGGCCGGACCTTATTCTTCTGGACGTTTTGTTGCCGGAGTTGAGCGGGTTTGAAGTGTGCCAACGGTTACGGCAGGACCCGTCCACCTGTTTGATCCCCATTATGTTGTTGACCGCTCTTTCCGAGATTAAAGACAAAGTGACGGGGTTTAAGTTGGGGGCCGACGAATACGTCACCAAACCCTTTGATGTGCTCGAATTGTTGGCGCGGGTGGGGCGTGTTCTTCGGCGCAGTCGGGAAGGGTTGGCGGCAAACCCGCTCACGGGGTTGCCGGGCGGCGTGGCGGTGGAGGAGGAAATTCGTCGGCGGGTGGTCGCGAAAGCGCCGTTTTCTGTTGCGCGGGTGGCTGTGTCGGGGTTAGGGGAATTTAACATGGCTTACGGTTATGAGCGGGGAGACCATGTGATTCGGTTGGTCGGGATGATCCTTAAAAGCGCGGTGTTGGAGTTGGCCGACCGAAACGATATCGCCGCTCATTTCGGCACCGCCGATTTTGGGTTTGTGTCGACCCCTGCCCGTGCGGAAGTGGTGGCGGCCCGGGTTTTGGAAAACGCGGAAGTTTTGTTGATGATGCAGTACGATGAGCCCGACCGGGTGCGGGGACGGTTTGAGCGGGGGTCTGGGCCGTTAATGAATTTGAAGGCGGGGATTGTGGATGTGTTTCCGGGGGGGCCTACGCACTCGGCGTCGATTCAAGATGTGGTGCGGGCGGCTTTGCGTGAGGCGAAACAGTTTGTCGGGCCGCACCTGATCCGTCGGTCGGTGGGAGGCGAGCAGGGGTAA
- a CDS encoding Do family serine endopeptidase has product MADSKNNRLVWLMGIFILVISVFVVSEQRGESGIRDLIPPSWRPAAVEEGKKVEPVPVEGPVLDLQDSFARVAAQMKPAVVSITATHVEKVRAMPDQFYFGDPFEEFFQEFYGRPRESRRRPAPRSYERRQQGMGSGVVVDPRGYILTNEHVVREADELTITFQVPEELKFVGKVVGSDPRSDLAVIKIEPKSPFPYAVLGDSDKVRVGDWSIAVGSPFGLEQTVTVGVISAMRQSLQIEGVSYSGLLQTDAAINRGNSGGPLVNIRGEVVGINTAIYAPTGVFAGIGFAIPSNRVKEVMDQLIEKGHVVRGWMGVEILPVNDVMAQQFGLEKTEGVLVNMVQPDSPAEKAGLKRGDVIVTFNGKPTPDPVVLRDLVGRTPPKTTVKMDVIRNGKKVPLTLTTTEMPKDPSSTSGVTEEESNEEVEPAEWEGARVAPLTPEWAQRFGVPAATAGVFVTGIRPGGLAERLGVDQGDVIVSVNRQPTPTLVAFQKAVKSLSTKDGVLLDVVRRGRSLYLSYRDGQ; this is encoded by the coding sequence ATGGCGGACTCTAAAAATAATCGGTTGGTGTGGTTGATGGGAATCTTTATCTTGGTTATTTCTGTTTTCGTGGTTTCGGAGCAGCGGGGGGAGAGCGGGATCCGTGATTTGATTCCCCCTTCCTGGCGGCCGGCGGCCGTCGAAGAAGGGAAAAAGGTGGAGCCGGTTCCTGTGGAAGGGCCCGTGTTGGATTTGCAAGACTCTTTTGCCCGGGTGGCGGCTCAAATGAAACCGGCCGTGGTGAGCATCACCGCCACCCATGTGGAAAAGGTTCGGGCGATGCCGGACCAATTTTATTTCGGGGACCCCTTTGAAGAGTTCTTTCAGGAATTTTACGGGAGGCCCCGGGAATCCCGGCGGCGGCCGGCCCCCCGGTCCTACGAACGGCGGCAGCAGGGGATGGGGTCGGGGGTGGTGGTGGACCCCCGCGGGTACATCTTGACCAACGAGCATGTGGTGCGCGAAGCGGACGAGCTGACCATTACCTTTCAGGTTCCGGAGGAACTCAAATTTGTGGGGAAAGTGGTGGGAAGTGACCCGCGTTCGGATTTGGCGGTGATTAAAATTGAACCGAAATCTCCTTTCCCCTACGCGGTGTTGGGGGATTCCGACAAAGTGCGTGTGGGGGACTGGTCCATTGCGGTGGGCAGCCCGTTTGGGCTGGAGCAAACAGTGACGGTGGGTGTGATCTCGGCCATGCGGCAGTCTTTACAGATTGAAGGGGTTTCTTATTCTGGGCTTCTGCAAACGGACGCGGCCATCAACCGGGGGAATTCCGGCGGGCCGTTGGTGAACATTCGCGGCGAAGTGGTCGGGATCAACACGGCGATTTACGCGCCCACCGGCGTTTTTGCCGGGATCGGGTTTGCGATCCCTTCGAACCGGGTGAAAGAAGTTATGGACCAATTGATTGAAAAAGGCCATGTGGTGCGCGGGTGGATGGGGGTTGAAATTTTGCCTGTGAACGACGTGATGGCCCAACAGTTTGGACTGGAGAAGACCGAGGGGGTGTTGGTGAATATGGTTCAGCCGGACTCGCCCGCAGAAAAAGCCGGGTTGAAGCGGGGGGACGTGATCGTGACGTTTAACGGGAAGCCGACCCCGGACCCGGTTGTCTTGCGGGATCTCGTGGGACGCACGCCGCCGAAAACAACGGTCAAGATGGATGTGATTCGTAACGGGAAGAAAGTTCCTTTGACGTTGACCACCACCGAAATGCCAAAAGACCCATCATCGACATCGGGAGTGACGGAGGAAGAGTCCAACGAAGAGGTTGAACCCGCGGAATGGGAAGGCGCTCGGGTGGCCCCGTTGACGCCGGAATGGGCCCAGCGGTTCGGGGTGCCCGCGGCGACCGCCGGGGTGTTCGTGACCGGGATTCGGCCTGGGGGATTGGCGGAACGGTTGGGGGTGGACCAGGGCGACGTGATTGTCTCTGTGAACCGTCAGCCCACGCCCACGCTGGTGGCTTTTCAAAAAGCGGTTAAATCCCTTTCCACCAAAGACGGGGTTTTGTTGGATGTGGTGCGTCGGGGGCGGTCCCTTTACTTGAGTTATCGCGACGGGCAATGA
- a CDS encoding glycogen-binding domain-containing protein: MPPPFWVTALFILVAVGVLWYPTLGLIESVQVFHGKRELTPALLSKRAGPEPSLVPRPPTEIRAAPVVDRPITFRLLAPAAREVFLGGSFNHYKASKNPMVKGSDGIWESTVPLLPGSYTYKFKVDGKWILDPTNPEKTPNPRETSLIHVPS; encoded by the coding sequence ATGCCGCCACCTTTTTGGGTGACGGCCCTTTTCATTCTTGTGGCGGTGGGCGTGTTGTGGTATCCCACCCTCGGGTTGATCGAGAGTGTTCAAGTGTTTCATGGGAAGCGAGAGTTGACCCCGGCCCTTTTATCGAAACGAGCGGGGCCGGAACCCTCTTTGGTTCCCCGTCCGCCCACCGAAATTCGCGCGGCCCCCGTGGTGGATCGTCCGATCACTTTTCGGTTACTGGCCCCGGCGGCCCGGGAAGTTTTTTTGGGCGGGTCCTTTAATCATTACAAAGCCTCGAAAAATCCCATGGTGAAGGGCTCGGATGGAATTTGGGAATCCACTGTTCCGCTTTTGCCGGGGAGTTACACCTACAAGTTTAAGGTGGACGGGAAATGGATTCTGGATCCGACGAATCCTGAGAAAACACCGAACCCCCGGGAGACTTCTTTAATCCATGTCCCTTCCTAA
- a CDS encoding radical SAM protein: MDKKQVTVYEYEGGLYVNLTSRCPTACAFCVKFSWDYMYRGNNLKLVEDPSVTEILAATPADLSSYREVVFCGYGESTYRIPEMRELTAAFRQRGAKRVRLNTVGLGNLINGRNIAPELGSFLDAVSISLNTVDPEQYAKIMRPRPEFREGALESVKEFIRECVRSVPETVVTGVELPGVDLAGVRAVAEAAGAPFRARPQLEN; this comes from the coding sequence GTGGACAAAAAACAAGTCACCGTTTACGAATACGAGGGCGGGCTCTACGTTAACCTCACGAGCCGGTGCCCAACCGCCTGCGCCTTTTGTGTGAAGTTCTCTTGGGATTATATGTATCGGGGGAACAACCTCAAGTTGGTGGAGGACCCCTCCGTCACCGAGATTTTGGCGGCCACCCCGGCGGACCTCTCTTCGTATCGGGAAGTGGTGTTTTGTGGATACGGGGAGTCGACCTACCGGATACCGGAGATGCGAGAGTTGACCGCCGCGTTTCGCCAGCGGGGAGCCAAGCGGGTTCGGCTCAACACCGTGGGGTTGGGAAACCTGATTAACGGGCGGAACATCGCGCCGGAGTTGGGGTCTTTCTTGGACGCGGTGTCCATTAGCTTGAACACCGTTGACCCGGAACAATACGCCAAGATCATGCGCCCAAGGCCGGAGTTTCGTGAAGGGGCTTTGGAAAGTGTGAAAGAGTTTATCCGCGAATGCGTGCGGTCTGTCCCAGAAACGGTGGTGACGGGGGTGGAGTTGCCAGGCGTGGATTTGGCGGGTGTGCGGGCCGTGGCGGAAGCCGCGGGCGCGCCGTTTCGAGCCAGACCTCAACTGGAAAACTAA
- the rplU gene encoding 50S ribosomal protein L21 → MTEIENTYAVIRTGGKQYRVIPGQRLHVEKLEQAVGAEITFSDVLFFKDGDKAEVGRPTVSGAAVSAKVVRQFRDKKVLVFKKRRKKGYKKLQGHRQNLTEILINSVSTGA, encoded by the coding sequence ATGACAGAGATCGAGAACACATACGCCGTTATCCGCACTGGCGGCAAACAATACCGAGTGATCCCCGGCCAGCGGCTCCACGTGGAGAAACTTGAGCAGGCAGTTGGCGCGGAGATTACGTTCAGCGACGTGCTCTTTTTTAAGGACGGCGACAAAGCCGAAGTGGGCCGCCCCACGGTGAGCGGCGCGGCGGTTTCGGCGAAAGTGGTGCGCCAGTTCCGCGACAAAAAAGTTTTGGTGTTCAAAAAACGCCGCAAGAAGGGTTACAAGAAATTACAAGGCCATCGGCAAAACCTGACCGAGATCTTGATCAACAGCGTTTCCACGGGAGCGTAA
- the rpmA gene encoding 50S ribosomal protein L27 produces the protein MASVKSQGSTTNGRDSAGQRLGVKCFGGEKVHAGDIIIRQRGTPIAAGRNALRGKDDTIFAHISGIVKFEYRRGTPGRRGVHRRCVSVYPVAASA, from the coding sequence ATGGCATCCGTAAAATCACAAGGATCCACAACCAACGGGCGGGATTCCGCCGGCCAACGACTCGGCGTCAAATGTTTTGGTGGTGAAAAAGTTCACGCCGGTGACATCATCATTCGTCAACGGGGCACACCGATCGCGGCAGGAAGGAACGCCCTGCGCGGCAAAGACGACACCATTTTCGCGCACATTTCGGGGATCGTCAAATTCGAATATCGCCGAGGCACTCCCGGCCGTCGCGGCGTCCATCGCCGATGCGTGTCGGTTTACCCCGTCGCCGCAAGCGCCTAA